A stretch of the Agromyces larvae genome encodes the following:
- a CDS encoding MMPL family transporter, giving the protein MRTLRVVLPAVVILAWLTLAAVGGPFFGRISEVATNDQAGYLPRSAEATQVNELRDEFLGEATGRPAIVVVERDGGLTDADLAWTEDLAGRLADLDGVDEVSPPIPSEDGDAAELVASTSGEVDETVAAMRQAADVDRPDGLGVWVTGPAGFIGDLVEAFAGIDGFLLLVAFSAVFLILLVVYRSPLLPVVVLATALIALTGSIIAVWLLAKIGAIDINSQVQGILFILVIGAATDYSLLYIARYREALRDHESKWDATWLALRRSIAPIVASGGTVMAGLLCMLLSELNSNRALGPVAAVGIVFALAATLTLLPAVMLAIGRAAFWPQRPKFGDPQPDLTSPDAKGFWPAVARLVSRHARAVWVISTAALLVAGLGVLVLDADGVPQSDVVLGESEARDGQEVIGDHFPAGAGNPALIVGAEADLTALADAALEVDGVSAVVAVSQNSPTGTMPAGTDAPPFPIPTLAPLEPTVVDGQVMLQATLEGAPDSDVAEQAVTDLRDAVRAVDPDALVGGYTATMLDSDAASIHDRTVIIPLVLAVILVILMLLLRSILAPVLLVTSVIVSFAAALGVASVVFAVAGSPGADPAVPLYGFVFLVALGIDYNIFLMTRVREESARLGTRPGILRGLTVTGGVITSAGIVLAATFAALAVIPVLFLVQIAFIVAFGVLLDTLVVRSLVIPALSYDIGPAIWWPSKLWRDERAGRGDESRRLGAQDRA; this is encoded by the coding sequence GTCGTCGAACGAGACGGCGGACTCACCGACGCCGACCTCGCCTGGACCGAGGACCTCGCCGGCCGGCTCGCCGACCTCGACGGCGTCGACGAAGTGAGCCCGCCCATCCCCTCGGAGGACGGCGACGCGGCCGAACTCGTCGCCTCCACCTCGGGCGAGGTCGACGAGACGGTCGCGGCGATGCGCCAGGCCGCCGACGTCGACCGCCCCGACGGGCTCGGCGTGTGGGTCACCGGCCCCGCCGGGTTCATCGGCGACCTCGTGGAGGCGTTCGCCGGCATCGACGGGTTCCTGCTGCTCGTCGCGTTCAGCGCGGTGTTCCTCATCCTGCTCGTCGTGTACCGGTCGCCGCTGCTGCCCGTCGTCGTGCTCGCGACCGCGCTCATCGCGCTCACCGGGTCGATCATCGCGGTCTGGTTGCTCGCGAAGATCGGCGCGATCGACATCAACAGTCAGGTGCAGGGCATCCTGTTCATCCTCGTGATCGGTGCCGCGACCGACTACTCGCTGCTCTACATCGCGCGCTATCGCGAGGCATTGCGCGACCACGAATCGAAATGGGATGCCACCTGGCTGGCGCTGCGCCGCTCGATCGCGCCTATCGTGGCGTCGGGCGGCACGGTGATGGCGGGGCTGCTCTGCATGCTGCTCAGCGAACTCAACTCGAACCGGGCGCTCGGCCCGGTGGCCGCGGTCGGCATCGTGTTCGCGCTCGCGGCGACGCTCACCCTGCTGCCCGCGGTCATGCTCGCGATCGGACGGGCCGCGTTCTGGCCGCAGCGGCCGAAGTTCGGCGACCCGCAGCCCGACCTCACCTCCCCCGACGCGAAGGGGTTCTGGCCCGCGGTGGCGCGCCTCGTCTCGCGGCACGCCCGCGCGGTCTGGGTGATCTCGACCGCGGCCCTGCTCGTCGCCGGACTCGGCGTGCTCGTGCTCGACGCCGACGGCGTGCCGCAGAGCGACGTCGTGCTCGGCGAGAGCGAGGCCCGCGACGGCCAGGAGGTGATCGGCGATCACTTCCCGGCGGGCGCCGGCAACCCGGCGCTCATCGTCGGCGCCGAAGCCGACCTGACCGCGCTCGCCGACGCCGCGCTCGAGGTCGACGGGGTCTCGGCGGTGGTCGCGGTGTCGCAGAACTCGCCGACCGGCACCATGCCGGCGGGCACCGATGCACCGCCGTTCCCGATCCCGACGCTCGCACCGCTCGAGCCCACCGTCGTCGACGGGCAGGTCATGCTGCAAGCCACGCTCGAGGGCGCGCCCGACTCGGATGTCGCGGAGCAGGCGGTCACCGACCTGCGCGACGCCGTGCGGGCGGTCGACCCCGACGCCCTCGTCGGCGGCTACACCGCGACCATGCTCGACTCGGATGCGGCGTCGATCCACGACCGCACGGTGATCATCCCGCTCGTGCTCGCGGTGATCCTCGTCATCCTGATGCTGCTGCTCCGGTCGATCCTCGCGCCGGTGCTGCTCGTGACGAGCGTGATCGTGTCGTTCGCGGCGGCGCTCGGGGTGGCATCCGTCGTCTTCGCCGTCGCCGGTTCGCCGGGCGCCGACCCGGCGGTGCCGCTCTACGGGTTCGTGTTCCTCGTCGCGCTCGGGATCGACTACAACATCTTCCTCATGACGCGCGTGCGCGAGGAGTCCGCGCGCCTGGGCACCCGGCCCGGCATCCTGCGCGGGCTCACCGTGACCGGCGGCGTGATCACCAGCGCCGGCATCGTGCTCGCCGCGACGTTCGCGGCACTCGCGGTGATCCCCGTGCTGTTCCTCGTGCAGATCGCGTTCATCGTCGCGTTCGGCGTGCTGCTCGACACGCTCGTCGTGCGATCGCTCGTCATCCCGGCGCTGTCGTACGACATCGGCCCGGCCATCTGGTGGCCGTCGAAGCTGTGGCGCGACGAGCGGGCTGGGCGCGGCGATGAGTCGCGGCGGCTCGGTGCGCAAGACCGCGCCTGA
- a CDS encoding DUF4143 domain-containing protein, protein MYTQPLNGTVESWRDSNGNEVDAVVTVRDGRWGAFEVKLDPTAADDAARSLLRFTASVDTERHGVPAVLGVITSTGYGYRRTDGVQVIPITTLGP, encoded by the coding sequence GTGTACACCCAGCCGCTCAACGGCACGGTGGAATCGTGGCGGGATTCGAACGGCAACGAAGTCGACGCAGTGGTCACCGTCCGCGACGGCCGATGGGGAGCGTTCGAGGTCAAGCTGGATCCGACCGCCGCGGACGACGCAGCGAGGTCCTTGCTGCGGTTCACGGCCTCCGTCGACACAGAACGCCACGGTGTTCCTGCGGTCCTCGGCGTCATCACGAGCACCGGATACGGTTACCGTCGCACAGATGGCGTGCAGGTGATCCCGATCACCACGCTCGGCCCGTAG
- a CDS encoding enoyl-CoA hydratase/isomerase family protein — translation MSNDAILFEVSDGIGRITLNRPDRLNAVDPDAIRRWNEIAHEVAERDDVHAIVFDAVGRAFCAGGDLRAMSELAASSDGPAGATITALADEIHEGHRMLRDSGVPIVAAVQGVVAGGGLGFMLVADLIVASEQAVFQSGYADVGLTPDCGVSWLLPEAVGQRRALELTLTPRRLSAAEAVEWGLVTEAVAPDALADRALAIAQAWVAASGAYREAKRLVRAAAERSFAASLDDEARTIGAAFETPAAQARIAAFTAR, via the coding sequence GTGAGCAACGACGCGATCCTCTTCGAGGTCTCCGACGGCATCGGCCGCATCACCCTGAACCGCCCCGACCGGCTGAACGCGGTCGACCCCGACGCGATTCGGCGCTGGAACGAGATCGCCCACGAGGTCGCCGAGCGCGACGACGTGCACGCGATCGTGTTCGACGCCGTCGGGCGCGCGTTCTGCGCGGGCGGCGACCTGCGCGCGATGAGCGAACTCGCGGCCTCCTCCGACGGGCCGGCGGGTGCGACGATCACGGCGCTGGCCGACGAGATCCACGAGGGCCACCGGATGCTCCGCGACAGCGGCGTCCCGATCGTCGCCGCCGTGCAGGGCGTCGTCGCCGGCGGCGGGCTGGGGTTCATGCTCGTCGCCGACCTGATCGTCGCGAGCGAGCAGGCGGTGTTCCAGAGCGGGTACGCCGACGTCGGCCTCACGCCCGACTGCGGGGTGAGCTGGCTGCTGCCCGAGGCGGTCGGCCAGCGCCGCGCGCTGGAGCTCACCCTGACCCCGCGACGGTTGAGCGCGGCCGAGGCCGTCGAGTGGGGGCTGGTCACCGAGGCGGTCGCCCCCGACGCGCTCGCCGACCGCGCGCTCGCGATCGCGCAGGCGTGGGTCGCGGCATCCGGCGCCTATCGCGAGGCCAAGCGCCTGGTGCGCGCGGCCGCCGAACGCTCGTTCGCCGCGTCGCTCGACGACGAGGCCCGCACCATCGGCGCCGCCTTCGAGACGCCGGCCGCGCAGGCCCGCATCGCCGCCTTCACGGCGCGCTGA
- a CDS encoding CoA-acylating methylmalonate-semialdehyde dehydrogenase, translating into MSQTLTETPARAEEVGTVDHWIDGASASGTGDRSGPVYDPARGVVQKRVRFASAADVDTAVQAAKRALADWSATSISKRQGVLFAFRELLNARKGELAEILTSEHGKVLSDAGGEIARGLEVVEYACGIAQLMKGEYSEQVSTGIDVYTVRQPIGVVGIISPFNFPAMVPLWFFPIAIATGNTVVLKPSEKDPSAAIWMARLLQEAGLPDGVFNVVHGDKEAVDAVLEHPDIASISFVGSTPIAQYIYETAARNGKRVQALGGAKNHMLVLPDADLDLVADSAVNAGFGSAGERCMAISVVLATDSIADDLVAKVKERMAGLKTGDGRRSCDMGPLITEQHRDKVATYIDRAAGDGATVVVDGRDGEFDGEASGFWLGPTLIDRVPLDSPVYTDEIFGPVLSIVRVEGYEEGLDIINRGKYGNGTAIFTNDGGAARRFQREVQVGMVGVNVPIPVPVAYHSFGGWKASMFGDAKAYGPAAVQFFTREKAITSRWLDPATHGGINLGFPQHD; encoded by the coding sequence ATGAGCCAGACACTGACCGAAACCCCCGCCCGGGCCGAAGAGGTCGGCACCGTCGACCACTGGATCGACGGGGCATCCGCCTCGGGAACCGGCGACCGCAGCGGGCCGGTCTACGACCCCGCCCGCGGCGTCGTGCAGAAGCGCGTGCGGTTCGCGAGCGCCGCCGATGTCGACACCGCGGTGCAGGCCGCGAAGCGGGCGCTCGCCGACTGGAGCGCGACCTCGATCTCGAAGCGCCAGGGCGTGCTGTTCGCGTTCCGCGAGCTGCTGAACGCCCGCAAGGGCGAGCTCGCCGAGATCCTCACGAGCGAGCACGGCAAGGTGCTCTCCGACGCGGGCGGCGAGATCGCGCGCGGCCTCGAGGTCGTCGAGTACGCGTGCGGCATCGCCCAGCTCATGAAGGGCGAGTACAGCGAGCAGGTCTCGACCGGCATCGACGTGTACACGGTGCGCCAGCCGATCGGCGTGGTCGGCATCATCTCGCCGTTCAACTTCCCGGCGATGGTGCCGCTGTGGTTCTTCCCGATCGCGATCGCGACCGGCAACACGGTGGTGCTGAAGCCGAGCGAGAAGGACCCGAGCGCCGCGATCTGGATGGCCCGGCTGCTGCAGGAGGCCGGCCTGCCCGACGGCGTGTTCAACGTCGTGCACGGCGACAAGGAGGCGGTCGACGCGGTGCTCGAGCACCCCGACATCGCCTCGATCTCGTTCGTCGGCTCGACCCCGATCGCGCAGTACATCTACGAGACGGCGGCCCGCAACGGCAAGCGCGTGCAGGCGCTCGGCGGTGCGAAGAACCACATGCTCGTGCTGCCCGACGCCGATCTCGACCTGGTCGCCGACTCGGCGGTGAACGCGGGATTCGGCTCGGCGGGGGAGCGCTGCATGGCGATCTCCGTCGTGCTCGCGACCGACTCGATCGCCGACGACCTCGTGGCCAAGGTGAAGGAGCGGATGGCGGGTCTGAAGACCGGCGACGGCCGCCGCTCGTGCGACATGGGGCCGCTCATCACCGAGCAGCACCGCGACAAGGTCGCGACCTACATCGACCGCGCGGCCGGCGACGGTGCGACGGTCGTGGTCGACGGGCGCGACGGGGAGTTCGACGGCGAGGCATCCGGCTTCTGGCTCGGCCCGACCCTGATCGACCGGGTGCCGCTGGACTCACCCGTGTACACCGACGAGATCTTCGGGCCGGTGCTGTCGATCGTGCGCGTCGAGGGGTACGAGGAGGGTCTCGACATCATCAACCGCGGCAAGTACGGCAACGGCACCGCGATCTTCACGAACGACGGCGGCGCCGCGCGGCGGTTCCAGCGCGAGGTGCAGGTCGGCATGGTCGGCGTGAACGTGCCGATCCCGGTGCCGGTCGCGTACCACTCGTTCGGCGGCTGGAAGGCGTCGATGTTCGGCGACGCGAAGGCGTACGGCCCCGCGGCCGTGCAGTTCTTCACGCGCGAGAAGGCGATCACGAGCCGCTGGCTCGACCCGGCGACGCACGGCGGCATCAACCTGGGCTTCCCCCAGCACGACTGA
- a CDS encoding aspartate aminotransferase family protein, with amino-acid sequence MTDDTVADLDALARELDRAHVFHSWSAQSQASPLVIASGRGCRVWDHAGREYLDFSSQLVNVNIGHQHPGVVSAIREQAELLTTVAPATVNLARGEAAKRIVARAPEGFRRVFFTNGGADANENAIRMARLHTGRDKILSTYRSYHGNTGAAIVSTGDWRRVPNEFARGHVHFFGPYLYRSEFWATTPEQETERALHHLRRVIEAEGPTSIAAVLLETVPGTAGILVPPPGYLARVRELCDRHGILLILDEVMAGFGRTGRWFAFDGYDVRPDLITFAKGVNSGYVPVGGVIIDEPIAQTFDDRVFPGGLTYSGHPLAMASIVAALDAMESEGIVDNARAIGETEIGPALADLADRHAVIGEVRGEGVFWAVELVADRETREPLPAAAVGRIKAALVERGLLPFVQDNRIHVVPPCVVTAEEVAEALAIYDEALSTELT; translated from the coding sequence ATGACCGACGACACCGTCGCCGACCTCGACGCACTGGCGCGCGAGCTCGACCGGGCGCACGTCTTCCACTCCTGGTCTGCACAGTCGCAGGCCTCCCCGCTCGTGATCGCGAGCGGCCGTGGCTGCCGCGTGTGGGATCACGCCGGCCGCGAATACCTCGACTTCTCGAGCCAGCTCGTGAACGTCAACATCGGGCACCAGCACCCGGGCGTCGTCTCGGCGATCCGCGAGCAGGCCGAGCTGCTCACCACCGTCGCACCCGCCACCGTGAACCTCGCCCGCGGCGAGGCGGCCAAGCGCATCGTCGCGCGCGCGCCCGAAGGATTCCGGCGCGTGTTCTTCACCAACGGCGGTGCGGATGCGAACGAGAACGCGATCCGGATGGCACGGCTGCACACCGGCCGCGACAAGATCCTGTCGACGTACCGCTCGTACCACGGCAACACGGGCGCGGCGATCGTGTCGACGGGCGACTGGCGTCGCGTGCCGAACGAGTTCGCCCGCGGGCACGTGCACTTCTTCGGGCCGTACCTCTACCGGTCGGAGTTCTGGGCGACGACGCCCGAGCAGGAGACCGAGCGAGCGCTGCACCACCTGCGTCGGGTGATCGAGGCCGAAGGGCCGACGTCGATCGCGGCGGTGCTGCTCGAGACGGTGCCCGGTACCGCCGGCATCCTCGTGCCGCCGCCCGGCTACCTCGCGAGGGTGCGCGAACTGTGCGACCGGCACGGGATCCTGCTCATCCTCGACGAGGTGATGGCCGGATTCGGTCGCACCGGCCGGTGGTTCGCGTTCGACGGGTACGACGTGCGGCCCGACCTCATCACGTTCGCGAAGGGCGTGAACTCGGGGTACGTCCCCGTCGGCGGCGTCATCATCGACGAGCCGATCGCGCAGACCTTCGACGACCGGGTGTTCCCCGGCGGCCTCACCTATTCGGGGCATCCGCTCGCGATGGCCTCGATCGTCGCCGCGCTCGACGCCATGGAGTCCGAGGGCATCGTCGACAACGCGCGCGCCATCGGCGAAACCGAGATCGGGCCGGCGCTCGCCGACCTCGCCGACCGGCACGCGGTCATCGGCGAAGTGCGCGGCGAGGGCGTGTTCTGGGCGGTCGAGCTCGTCGCCGACCGTGAGACGCGCGAGCCGCTGCCCGCCGCGGCGGTGGGCCGCATCAAAGCCGCGCTCGTCGAGCGCGGGCTCCTGCCGTTCGTGCAGGACAACCGCATCCACGTGGTGCCGCCGTGCGTGGTCACGGCGGAGGAAGTGGCCGAAGCTCTGGCGATCTACGATGAAGCCCTGAGCACCGAACTCACCTGA
- a CDS encoding ABC transporter substrate-binding protein, with product MNHSRPRRLATFGALAAAAALVFTACSSGDSGGDGGGGGDAGELTPVKLQLQWLPQGQFAGYFAAADQGYFEEEGLDVEIIPSGGDIVPQDALANGDVDYAIAWVPKVLGSIEQGANLTDIAQIFQRSGTLQVSWADSGIEEVADFEGKKIGSWGFGNEWEIFAAMAAEGLDSTTVEIITQDFNMNAFLQGDIDAAQAMTYNEYAQLLESVNPDTGEQYQPEDFNVISYEDTEGAMLQDAIWADTERLESDEEYQETTVKFLKAVIKGWVFAAENPEQASEITIAAGSGWGPSHELWMVNETNKLIWPSPDGIGIIDEAAWDKTVAGALAAVNESGAHLITEEPPASAWTNEWIQKALDELDGEGLDLTGENWSPIEVELQEGGN from the coding sequence ATGAACCACAGCAGACCGCGTCGCCTCGCGACGTTCGGTGCCCTGGCCGCAGCCGCGGCACTCGTGTTCACCGCCTGCTCGTCGGGCGACTCCGGCGGAGACGGGGGAGGCGGCGGCGACGCCGGCGAGCTCACGCCGGTCAAGCTCCAGCTCCAGTGGCTGCCGCAGGGCCAGTTCGCCGGCTACTTCGCGGCCGCCGACCAAGGGTACTTCGAAGAGGAGGGGCTGGACGTCGAGATCATCCCCTCGGGCGGTGACATCGTGCCGCAGGACGCGCTCGCCAACGGCGACGTCGACTACGCGATCGCCTGGGTGCCGAAGGTGCTCGGCTCGATCGAGCAGGGCGCGAACCTCACCGACATCGCGCAGATCTTCCAGCGCTCAGGCACCCTGCAGGTGTCGTGGGCCGACTCGGGCATCGAGGAGGTCGCCGACTTCGAGGGCAAGAAGATCGGCTCGTGGGGCTTCGGCAACGAGTGGGAGATCTTCGCCGCGATGGCGGCCGAGGGCCTCGACTCGACGACCGTCGAGATCATCACGCAGGACTTCAACATGAACGCGTTCCTGCAGGGCGACATCGACGCGGCGCAGGCGATGACGTACAACGAGTACGCGCAGCTGCTCGAGTCGGTGAACCCCGACACCGGCGAGCAGTACCAGCCCGAGGACTTCAACGTGATCTCGTACGAGGACACCGAGGGCGCCATGCTCCAGGACGCGATCTGGGCCGACACCGAGCGGCTCGAGAGCGACGAGGAGTACCAGGAGACCACGGTCAAGTTCCTGAAGGCCGTCATCAAGGGCTGGGTGTTCGCCGCCGAGAACCCCGAGCAGGCGTCCGAGATCACGATCGCGGCCGGCAGTGGCTGGGGCCCCAGCCACGAGCTGTGGATGGTCAACGAGACCAACAAGCTCATCTGGCCGTCGCCCGACGGCATCGGCATCATCGACGAGGCCGCCTGGGACAAGACCGTCGCGGGCGCGCTCGCCGCGGTCAACGAGTCGGGCGCCCACCTCATCACCGAGGAGCCGCCCGCGTCCGCGTGGACGAACGAGTGGATCCAGAAGGCGCTCGACGAGCTCGACGGCGAAGGCCTCGACCTGACCGGTGAGAACTGGTCGCCCATCGAGGTCGAGCTCCAGGAGGGCGGCAACTAG
- a CDS encoding ABC transporter permease → MASTASTTANTTAVIGARLGASRAARNRRETVLRILAPIVVGLVVLGIWQFLVSVVGVSDYLLPSPASIAEEFAAYWPSILQASIITGTNALLGLVVGSLLALVLAALAARWRAIDLMSAPVVASLAVIPIVALAPVLNSMFGADSQFGRQAIAALASFVPVFVNTLRGFRQTAPVHRDLMKAYAAGSGQVLRKLTLPTARPFALTGIRIASSLAVISALVAEYFGGPRGGLGGLISTSAASSAYARAWAYVVASIALGLLFYLATLALERLVQPHRAQR, encoded by the coding sequence ATGGCGAGCACGGCGAGCACGACGGCGAACACCACGGCGGTGATCGGGGCGCGCCTCGGCGCTTCGCGCGCCGCGCGCAACCGCCGCGAGACCGTGCTGCGAATCCTCGCGCCGATCGTGGTCGGGCTCGTGGTGCTCGGCATCTGGCAGTTCCTGGTCAGCGTCGTCGGCGTCTCCGACTACCTGCTGCCGAGCCCCGCGTCGATCGCCGAGGAGTTCGCCGCCTACTGGCCGTCGATCCTGCAGGCGTCGATCATCACCGGCACGAACGCCCTGCTCGGCCTCGTCGTCGGCTCGCTGCTCGCGCTCGTGCTCGCCGCGCTCGCCGCGCGCTGGCGCGCGATCGACCTGATGAGCGCACCGGTGGTGGCGTCGCTCGCCGTCATCCCGATCGTCGCTCTCGCGCCCGTGCTGAACTCGATGTTCGGCGCCGACAGCCAGTTCGGCCGGCAGGCGATCGCCGCGCTCGCCTCGTTCGTGCCGGTGTTCGTGAACACGCTGCGCGGGTTCCGCCAGACCGCGCCCGTGCACCGCGACCTGATGAAGGCGTACGCGGCGGGCTCGGGCCAGGTGCTGCGCAAGCTCACCCTGCCGACCGCGCGACCGTTCGCCCTCACCGGCATCCGCATCGCGTCGTCCCTCGCGGTGATCTCGGCGCTCGTCGCCGAATACTTCGGCGGCCCCCGCGGCGGGCTCGGCGGGCTGATCTCCACGTCGGCCGCGTCGAGCGCGTACGCCCGCGCCTGGGCGTACGTCGTGGCATCCATCGCACTCGGCCTGCTCTTCTACCTCGCCACCCTCGCCCTCGAACGGCTCGTCCAGCCCCACCGCGCCCAGCGGTGA
- a CDS encoding ABC transporter ATP-binding protein: protein MTDTGRDEPSRAERSLAERSPAERSLAEPVEAGSLRQAQGAPAVEITGVDKVFDTRSGDVQALEAIDLTIAAGEFVSLIGPSGCGKSTLMRLVADLDEPSTGTVTVFGKTAKQARLDQDYGIAFQQAGLLPWRTVADNVALPLEVHGVASATRRDRVAHLLDMVGLTEFADRYPDQLSGGMQQRVAIARALAEQPRLLLMDEPFGALDEMTREKMQADLVRIAGETGAAVVFVTHSIPEAVFLSDRVVVMSPRPGRIREIVTMELGPDASSGTRAGRTEGLREERAFFDMVTAVREALHGAPVAGARGVETR from the coding sequence ATGACCGACACTGGACGCGACGAGCCCTCGCGCGCTGAGCGCTCGCTCGCTGAGCGCTCGCCCGCTGAGCGCTCGCTCGCTGAGCCTGTCGAAGCGGGCTCCCTTCGACAGGCTCAGGGAGCGCCGGCCGTCGAGATCACCGGCGTCGACAAGGTCTTCGACACCCGCTCGGGCGACGTGCAGGCGCTCGAGGCGATCGACCTCACGATCGCTGCGGGCGAGTTCGTGTCGCTCATCGGCCCGTCGGGCTGCGGCAAGTCGACGCTCATGCGGCTCGTCGCCGACCTGGACGAGCCGAGCACGGGCACGGTGACGGTGTTCGGCAAGACGGCGAAGCAGGCCAGGCTCGACCAGGACTACGGCATCGCGTTCCAGCAGGCGGGGCTGCTGCCCTGGCGCACGGTCGCCGACAACGTGGCGCTGCCGCTCGAGGTGCACGGCGTGGCATCCGCAACCCGGCGCGACCGGGTCGCGCACCTGCTCGACATGGTGGGTCTGACCGAGTTCGCCGACCGCTACCCCGACCAGCTCTCGGGCGGCATGCAGCAGCGCGTCGCGATCGCCCGCGCGCTCGCCGAGCAGCCGCGGCTGCTGCTCATGGACGAGCCGTTCGGGGCGCTCGACGAGATGACCCGCGAGAAGATGCAGGCCGACCTGGTGCGCATCGCGGGCGAGACCGGTGCGGCCGTCGTGTTCGTCACGCACTCGATTCCCGAGGCGGTGTTCCTCTCCGACCGGGTGGTCGTGATGAGTCCGCGACCGGGTCGCATCCGCGAGATCGTCACCATGGAACTGGGGCCGGATGCCTCGAGCGGCACGCGTGCCGGACGCACCGAGGGCCTGCGCGAGGAGCGCGCGTTCTTCGACATGGTGACGGCCGTGCGCGAGGCGCTGCACGGGGCACCGGTCGCCGGCGCCCGCGGGGTGGAGACGCGCTGA
- a CDS encoding ABC transporter permease: MSGSRSLSPKLPEPVEGLPEPVEGAKAHRRGSLRRAQRASAVGWGIGGILALVALWEAYKLLAPADGVVIGGLRVLPRTTDLAMPHVWEMLGRLAEPVTRSPNALPLWLVILLAALTTLGIAAAGWLVGLVVGVGLALVMQRWRLAEWGLLPWIILSQTVPLIAFAPVVKSWGSRIEIGALEWQDWMSVALIASYLAFFPIAVGALKGLQSPDRIHTELMQTYAAGYWATLWKLRAPAAVPYLLPALRLGAANAVIGAVVAEVSTGLQGGIGRILIQFAGQASGDPAKAWGPIFGAILLGLVAAGSVALLGVLLKNYRRNEETA; the protein is encoded by the coding sequence ATGAGCGGTTCTCGCTCCCTGAGCCCGAAGCTCCCTGAGCCTGTCGAAGGGCTCCCTGAGCCTGTCGAAGGGGCGAAAGCCCACCGCCGGGGCTCGCTTCGACGGGCTCAGCGAGCGTCGGCCGTCGGGTGGGGCATCGGCGGCATCCTCGCGCTCGTCGCACTGTGGGAGGCCTACAAGCTGCTCGCCCCGGCCGACGGCGTCGTGATCGGCGGGCTGCGCGTGCTGCCCCGCACCACCGACCTTGCGATGCCGCACGTCTGGGAGATGCTGGGCCGGCTCGCCGAGCCGGTGACGCGTTCGCCGAACGCGCTGCCGCTGTGGCTGGTCATCCTGCTCGCGGCGCTCACCACGCTCGGCATCGCGGCGGCCGGATGGCTCGTGGGCCTCGTCGTGGGCGTCGGACTCGCCCTCGTGATGCAGCGGTGGCGGCTCGCCGAGTGGGGCCTGCTGCCGTGGATCATCCTCAGCCAGACCGTGCCGCTCATCGCATTCGCACCCGTCGTGAAGAGCTGGGGGTCGCGCATCGAGATCGGTGCGCTCGAATGGCAGGACTGGATGTCGGTCGCCCTCATCGCGAGCTACCTCGCGTTCTTCCCGATCGCGGTCGGCGCGCTGAAGGGCCTGCAATCGCCCGACCGCATCCACACCGAGCTGATGCAGACCTACGCGGCCGGCTACTGGGCGACGCTATGGAAGCTGCGGGCTCCCGCGGCCGTGCCGTACCTGCTGCCCGCGCTGCGCCTTGGTGCGGCGAACGCCGTCATCGGCGCCGTCGTCGCCGAGGTGTCGACGGGCCTGCAGGGCGGCATCGGGCGCATCCTGATCCAGTTCGCCGGGCAGGCGTCGGGCGACCCCGCGAAGGCGTGGGGCCCGATCTTCGGCGCCATCCTGCTCGGCCTCGTCGCCGCGGGCTCGGTGGCCCTGCTCGGCGTGCTCCTGAAGAACTACCGACGCAACGAGGAGACGGCATGA